In Ochotona princeps isolate mOchPri1 chromosome 22, mOchPri1.hap1, whole genome shotgun sequence, the following are encoded in one genomic region:
- the PCED1A gene encoding PC-esterase domain-containing protein 1A: MVFCLEREEARRPPQSAMVHFQASEVQQLLHNKFVVILGDSIQRAVYKDLVLLLQRDCLLTAAQLKAKGELSFEQDQLVAGGQLGELHNGTQYREVRQFCSGSGHHLVRFYFLTRVYSEYLEDILEELTYGPTPDLVIINSCLWDLSRYGRCSMESYRENLERVFVRLDQVLPDSCLLVWNMAMPLGKRITGGFLLPELQPLAGTLRRDVVEGNFYSATLAGDHCFDVLDLHFHFRHAVRHRHRDGVHWDQHAHRHLSHLLLNHVADAWGVELPKRGSPRDPWIEDWPKTNHPFQGSHKHPPGFGEQLAWPLPLPSPFPPPISFRYSLPQPSPPPLFPPLPQDAPPFPGQTFPPHEFFNFKPMEDFSMPPHFGCGPGVNFMPGLLPSPVPGPQAQHRGPVVHRGMPRCIPRSPYQVPRIGVPCRQRPKHSDKLIQAYKLDRWSAHSGTWPG; the protein is encoded by the exons ATGGTCTTCTGTCTGGAGAGGGAGGAGGCGCGCCGCCCTCCGCAAAGTGCCATGGTCCACTTCCAGGCATCGGAAGTCCAGCAGCTGCTGCACAACAAGTTCGTGGTCATCTTGGGGGACTCCA TCCAACGGGCTGTGTACAAAGACCTGGTGCTTCTGCTCCAGAGAGATTGcctgctcacagctgcccagctgAAAGCCAAG ggggagctgaGTTTTGAACAGGACCAGCTGGTGGCCGGGGGCCAGCTGGGTGAGCTGCACAACGGGACACAGTACCGCGAGGTCCGCCAGTTCTGCTCGGGCTCCGGCCACCACCTTGTACGCTTCTACTTCCTCACCCGCGTTTACTCCGAGTACCTGGAGGACATCCTAGAGGAGCTGACATACGGGCCCACCCCAGACCTGGTCATCATCAACTCCTGCCTCTGGGATCTCTCCAG ATATGGCCGCTGCTCCATGGAGAGCTATCGGGAGAACCTGGAGCGAGTGTTTGTGCGGTTGGACCAAGTGTTGCCGGATTCCTGCCTGCTGGTGTGGAATATGGCAATGCCCCTAGGAAAGCGCATCACTGGGGGTTTCCTCCTGCCAGAG CTCCAGCCCCTTGCGGGCACTCTGCGGCGGGACGTGGTTGAAGGGAACTTCTACAGCGCCACACTGGCTGGGGACCACTGCTTCGATGTCCTGGACCTCCACTTTCACTTCCGACATGCAGTACGACACAGGCATCGAGATGGTGTCCACTGGGACCAGCACGCACACCGCCACCTCTCACACCTGCTGCTGAACCATGTGGCAGATGCTTGGGGCGTGGAGTTGCCAAAGCGGGGCAGTCCCCGTG ACCCGTGGATTGAGGACTGGCCCAAGACGAATCATCCGTTCCAGGGGAGCCATAAGCACCCCCCAGGCTTCGGGGAGCAGCTGGCCTGGCCCCTACCCCTgccctctccttttcctccccCCATATCTTTCCGCTACTCCCTTCCTCAACCCTCGCCGCCTCCCCTGTTCCCCCCCCTGCCCCAGGATGCcccccctttcccaggccagaccTTCCCACCCCATGAATTCTTCAATTTTAAACCAATGGAGGACTTCTCGATGCCGCCCCACTTCG GATGTGGCCCTGGAGTAAACTTTATGCCTGGCCTCCTGCCGTCTCCAGTCCCTGGCCCCCAGGCTCAGCACCGGGGCCCAGTGGTCCACCGGGGGATGCCACGCTGCATTCCCAGAAGTCCCTACCAGGTGCCAAGAATTGGGGTGCCCTGCAGGCAgcggcccaaacactcagacaaACTGATCCAGGCATATAAACTGGACAGATGGTCTGCGCATTCCGGGACCTGGCCTGGGTAG
- the C22H20orf141 gene encoding uncharacterized protein C20orf141 homolog, with the protein MTQLCLPRPKALADALLVPARGLGAGEGPGSAVRAHMSCWEPSWPRLLDSALGLGALGLTVCVIFAMVGPALLLLLLLGSFLAFDLLHRPAGPTLPQQRLLFRDQSQGAGEGLGWQETHLHLSGPVPTQLKTQDALLVLLMGLGLLLVAHGMPLTLLGLAFCLHPWA; encoded by the exons atgacccagctctgcttaccCAGGCCCAAAGCCCTAGCAGATGCACTCCTTGTCCCTGCCAGGGGcctgggtgctggggaggggccagggagTGCAGTGCGGGCACATATGTCATGCTGGGAACCCAGTTGGCCCCGGCTCCTGGACAGTGCCCTAGGGCTGGGCGCGCTGGGGCTGACGGTTTGTGTCATCTTTGCCATGGTTGGCCcggccttgctgctgctgctgctgctcggcaGCTTCCTTGCCTTTGACTTGCTCCACAG GCCTGCAGGCCCCACCCTGCCACAACAGCGACTTCTCTTCAGGGACCAGAGTCAGGGAGCCGGTGAGGGTCTGGGATGGCAGGAGACTCATCTCCACCTGTCGGGGCCTGTTCCCACACAGCTCAAGACCCAGGATGCACTGCTTGTGCTGCTcatggggctggggctgctcctGGTAGCCCATGGCATGCCCTTGACTTTGCTGGGCCTGGCTTTCTGCCTTCACCCTTGGGCCTGA
- the TMEM239 gene encoding transmembrane protein 239, which translates to MMQPPRVETDTIGAGEGPQPAVPWSAWVTRQCWVRWCACYVPRSWAQWWSTSGWRQPLQRVLWGLEGILYLLLALMLCHALFTTGSHLLSSLWPVVAAAWSHLLPAILLLLLSALPALLFTASFLLLFSTLLSLVGLITSMTHPGYTQDLDQ; encoded by the coding sequence ATGATGCAGCCGCCACGAGTGGAGACTGACACCATCGGGGCTGGCGAAGGCCCACAGCCCGCGGTGCCCTGGTCAGCCTGGGTCACCCGGCAGTGCTGGGTGCGCTGGTGTGCATGCTATGTGCCCCGGAGCTGGGCACAGTGGTGGTCCACGTCAGGCTGGCGGCAACCACTGCAGCGTGTGCTGTGGGGTCTGGAGGGCATCCTTTACCTGCTGCTGGCACTGATGCTGTGCCACGCACTGTTCACCACTGGCTCccacctgctgagctccctgtggcctgtggTAGCCGCCGCGTGGAGCCACCTGCTGCCGGccatcctcctgctgctgctcagtgccctgcctgccctgctcttCACAGCAtccttcctgctgcttttctccacACTGCTGAGCCTTGTGGGCCTCATCACCTCCATGACTCACCCAGGCTACACTCAGGACTTAGACCAATAG
- the CPXM1 gene encoding probable carboxypeptidase X1 produces the protein MRGLLLLALAACAPAVGQGLGASGTPGLDLAPPTTTGDTGSTPAPRSSPARPPMEKANGTLDQHIRIRVIKKKVVVKKRKKPTRPRHPVTARPSGTARPAVTLPSLGKPEPGCPPLGLESLRVSDSQLEASSSQSFGLGPHRGRLNIQSGLEDGDLYDGAWCAEQQDSEPWLQVDAKTLSRFSGVITQGRNSVWRYDWVTSYKVQFSNDSRTWWASRNHSSGMDAVFPANSDPETPVLNLLPEPQVARFIRLLPQTWLQEGSPCLRAEILACPVSDPNNLLPEAPAAVSTDLLDFRHHDYKAMRKLMKQVNEQCPNITRIYSIGKSHQGLKLYVMEMSDQPGEHELGEPEVRYVAGMHGNEALGRELLLLLMQFLCQEYLRGDPRVTRLLTETRIHLLPSMNPDGYETAYRRGSELVGWAEGRWTYQGIDLNHNFADLNTPLWEAEDDGLVPHTVPNHHLPLPTYYTLPNATVAPETWAVIDWMKRIPFVLSANLHGGELVVSYPFDMTRTPWAARELTPTADDAVFRWLSTVYAGTNRVMQDIDRRPCHSQDFTLQGNVINGADWHTVPGSMNDFSYLHTNCFEVTVELSCDKFPHENELPQEWENNKDALLTYLEQVRMGIAGIVRDKDTELGIADAVISVDGINHDVTTAWGGDYWRLLTPGDYMVTASAEGYHSVTRSCRVTFEEGPVPCNFQLTKTPKQRLRELLAAGAKLPPDLRRRLERLRGRRRTESLG, from the exons ATGCGGGGCCTCCTGCTCCTCGCCTTGGCCGCTTGCGCGCCAGCCGTCGGCCAGGGGCTAGGGGCGTCCGGAACCCCCGGGCTAGATCTGGCGCCGCCCACGACCACTGGAGACACGGGCTCGACCCCCGCCCCTCGGAGCAGCCCAGCGCGGCCGCCGATGGAGAAGGCTAACG GGACCCTAGACCAGCACATCCGGATTCGAGTCATCAAGAAGAAGGTCGTGGTGAAGAAGCGAAAGAAGCCAACTCGTCCCAGACACCCAGTGACCGCCAGGCCTTCTGGGACTGCCAGGCCTGCAGTGACCCTCCCCTCTCTTGGGAAGCCAGAACCAG GTTGTCCCCCGTTAGGCCTGGAGTCCCTGCGAGTTTCAGACAGCCAGCTCGAGGCATCCAGCAGCCAATCATTTGGTCTTGGACCACACCGAGGACGGCTGAACATCCAG TCCGGGCTGGAGGATGGCGATCTCTACGACGGGGCCTGGTGTGCCGAGCAGCAGGATAGTGAGCCATGGCTTCAGGTGGATGCCAAGACCCTCAGCCGCTTCTCCGGCGTCATCACACAGGGCAGGAACTCTGTgtggag GTATGACTGGGTCACATCGTACAAGGTCCAGTTCAGCAACGACAGTCGTACCTGGTGGGCAAGCAGGAACCACAGCAGTGGGATGGACGCG GTGTTTCCTGCCAATTCGGACCCCGAAACTCCTGTGCTGAACCTCCTCCCTGAGCCCCAGGTGGCTCGCTTCATTCGACTgctgccccagacctggctccaGGAAGGCTCACCTTGCCTCCGGGCAGAGATCCTGGCCTGCCCAGTGTCAG ACCCTAACAACCTACTCCCTGAGGCCCCTGCTGCGGTATCCACCGATCTGCTGGATTTCCGGCATCACGATTACAAGGCCATGAGGAAG ctCATGAAGCAGGTGAACGAACAATGCCCCAACATCACACGCATCTACAGTATCGGGAAGAGCCACCAGGGCCTGAAGCTGTACGTGATGGAGATGTCAGACCAGCCTGGGGAACATGAGCTGG GAGAGCCTGAGGTACGCTACGTGGCCGGCATGCATGGGAATGAGGCCCTGGGACGggagctgctcctgctgctgatgCAGTTCCTGTGCCAGGAGTACCTACGAGGTGACCCGCGAGTGACACGGCTGCTCACCGAGACACGcatccacctgctgccttccatgaaCCCTGATGGCTATGAGACTGCCTACCGCCGG GGCTCGGAGTTGGTGGGCTGGGCAGAGGGCCGCTGGACCTACCAGGGCATTGATCTTAACCACAACTTCGCTGACCTCAACACCCCGctgtgggaagcagaggatgatgggcTGGTACCCCATACCGTCCCCAACCATCACCTACCACTGCCTACTTACTACACCCTGCCCAATGCCACT GTGGCTCCTGAGACATGGGCAGTTATTGACTGGATGAAGCGGATCCCCTTTGTGCTGAGTGCCAACCTGCACGGGGGAGAGCTTGTGGTGTCCTACCCGTTTGACATGACTCGGACCCCATGGGCTGCCCGTGAACTTACACCCACAGCAGACGATGCTGTCTTCCGCTGGCTCAGCACCGTGTACGCTGGTACCAACCGGGTCATGCAGGACATAGATCGCCggccctgccacagccaggactttACCCTGCAAGGCAACGTCATCAATGGCGCCGACTGGCACACAGTGCCTGGGA GCATGAATGACTTCAGCTACCTACACACCAACTGCTTTGAGGTCACCGTGGAGCTATCCTGCGACAAGTTCCCTCATGAGAACGAGCTGCCACAAGAGTGGGAGAACAATAAAGACGCCCTCCTCACCTATCTGGAGCAG gtGCGCATGGGCATTGCGGGCATTGTGCGGGACAAGGACACGGAGCTTGGGATCGCGGATGCAGTCATCTCTGTGGACGGAATCAACCATGACGTCACCAcgg CGTGGGGCGGAGATTACTGGCGCCTGCTGACCCCAGGGGACTATATGGTGACTGCCAGTGCTGAGGGCTACCACTCAGTGACCCGCAGCTGCCGGGTCACCTTTGAAGAGGGCCCTGTTCCTTGCAATTTCCAGCTTACCAAGACCCCCAAACAGAGACTGCGAGAGCTGCTGGCAGCAGGGGCTAAGCTGCCCCCGGACCTGCGCAGGCGCCTGGAGCGGctgagaggacgcaggagaactGAGAGCTTGGGCTGA